In the genome of Delphinus delphis chromosome 15, mDelDel1.2, whole genome shotgun sequence, one region contains:
- the MMD2 gene encoding monocyte to macrophage differentiation factor 2 isoform X4 has protein sequence MFAPRLLDFQKTKYARFMNHRVPAHRRYQPTEYEHAANCATHALWIIPSILGSSNLYFLSDDDWETISAWIYGLGLCGLFVVSTVFHTISWKKSHLRTVEHCLHMSDRMVIYFFIAASYAPWLNLRELGPWASHMRWLVWVMASVGTVYVFFFHERYKLVELLCYVVMGFFPALVILSMASLEMDVTTSVL, from the exons GTTCATGAACCACCGAGTCCCTGCCCACAGGAGGTACCAGCCCACGGAGTACGAGCATGCCGCCAACTGCGCCACCCATGCT CTCTGGATCATTCCCAGCATTCTCGGCAGCTCCAACCTCTACTTCCTGTCGGACGATGACTGGGAGACCATCTCTGCCTGGATCTACGGCCTCGGCCTCTGTGGGCTCTTCGTGGTGTCCACCGTGTTCCACACGATCTCCTGGAAGAAGAGCCACCTCAG GACGGTGGAGCACTGTCTGCACATGTCCGACCGCATGGTCATCTATTTCTTCATCGCGGCCTCCTACGCGCCCTG GCTGAACCTTCGCGAGCTGGGCCCCTGGGCCTCGCACATGCGGTGGCTGGTCTGGGTCATGGCCTCTGTGGGCACCGTCTATGTCTTCTTCTTCCATGAGCG GTACAAGCTCGTGGAGCTGCTCTGCTACGTCGTCATGGGCTTCTTCCCCGCCCTGGTCATCCTTTCCATG GCGTCCTTGGAGATGGATGTGACCACCTCCGTTTTATGA
- the MMD2 gene encoding monocyte to macrophage differentiation factor 2 isoform X1, with protein MFAPRLLDFQKTKYARFMNHRVPAHRRYQPTEYEHAANCATHALWIIPSILGSSNLYFLSDDDWETISAWIYGLGLCGLFVVSTVFHTISWKKSHLRTVEHCLHMSDRMVIYFFIAASYAPWLNLRELGPWASHMRWLVWVMASVGTVYVFFFHERYKLVELLCYVVMGFFPALVILSMVSCPHPAWGLRSGWRGLTVTLEIVRLNLLLWQTRELRPGVSVTCGLRQENVQVTPGLGSPVLRHLLSLLHLQ; from the exons GTTCATGAACCACCGAGTCCCTGCCCACAGGAGGTACCAGCCCACGGAGTACGAGCATGCCGCCAACTGCGCCACCCATGCT CTCTGGATCATTCCCAGCATTCTCGGCAGCTCCAACCTCTACTTCCTGTCGGACGATGACTGGGAGACCATCTCTGCCTGGATCTACGGCCTCGGCCTCTGTGGGCTCTTCGTGGTGTCCACCGTGTTCCACACGATCTCCTGGAAGAAGAGCCACCTCAG GACGGTGGAGCACTGTCTGCACATGTCCGACCGCATGGTCATCTATTTCTTCATCGCGGCCTCCTACGCGCCCTG GCTGAACCTTCGCGAGCTGGGCCCCTGGGCCTCGCACATGCGGTGGCTGGTCTGGGTCATGGCCTCTGTGGGCACCGTCTATGTCTTCTTCTTCCATGAGCG GTACAAGCTCGTGGAGCTGCTCTGCTACGTCGTCATGGGCTTCTTCCCCGCCCTGGTCATCCTTTCCATGGTAAGTTGCCCCCACCCGGCGTGGGGCCTCCGGTCTGGCTGGCGGGGACTCACAGTGACTCTGGAGATTGTCAGGTTGAACCTTCTCCTCTGGCAGACGAGGGAACTGAGGCCCGGGGTCAGCGTGACTTGCGGGCTGAGGCAGGAGAACGTGCAGGTCACCCCAGGGCTCGGCTCCCCGGTTCTACGGcacctcctctctctgcttcacCTCCAATGA
- the MMD2 gene encoding monocyte to macrophage differentiation factor 2 isoform X2: MFAPRLLDFQKTKYARFMNHRVPAHRRYQPTEYEHAANCATHALWIIPSILGSSNLYFLSDDDWETISAWIYGLGLCGLFVVSTVFHTISWKKSHLRTVEHCLHMSDRMVIYFFIAASYAPWLNLRELGPWASHMRWLVWVMASVGTVYVFFFHERYKLVELLCYVVMGFFPALVILSMPNTEGIWELVTGGVFYCLGTVFFKSDGRIPFAHAIWHLFVAFGAGTHYYAIWRYLYLPSTLQAKVSK, translated from the exons GTTCATGAACCACCGAGTCCCTGCCCACAGGAGGTACCAGCCCACGGAGTACGAGCATGCCGCCAACTGCGCCACCCATGCT CTCTGGATCATTCCCAGCATTCTCGGCAGCTCCAACCTCTACTTCCTGTCGGACGATGACTGGGAGACCATCTCTGCCTGGATCTACGGCCTCGGCCTCTGTGGGCTCTTCGTGGTGTCCACCGTGTTCCACACGATCTCCTGGAAGAAGAGCCACCTCAG GACGGTGGAGCACTGTCTGCACATGTCCGACCGCATGGTCATCTATTTCTTCATCGCGGCCTCCTACGCGCCCTG GCTGAACCTTCGCGAGCTGGGCCCCTGGGCCTCGCACATGCGGTGGCTGGTCTGGGTCATGGCCTCTGTGGGCACCGTCTATGTCTTCTTCTTCCATGAGCG GTACAAGCTCGTGGAGCTGCTCTGCTACGTCGTCATGGGCTTCTTCCCCGCCCTGGTCATCCTTTCCATG CCCAACACCGAGGGCATCTGGGAGCTGGTGACCGGAGGGGTCTTCTACTGCTTGGGCACGGTGTTCTTCAAGAGTGACGGGAGGATCCCCTTTGCCCACGCCATCTGGCATCTCTTTGTGGCATTTGGTGCTGGTACCCACTACTATGCCATCTGGAGGTACCTGTATCTGCCCAGCACCCTGCAGGCCAAGGTGTCCAAATGA
- the MMD2 gene encoding monocyte to macrophage differentiation factor 2 isoform X3 — protein sequence MFAPRLLDFQKTKYARFMNHRVPAHRRYQPTEYEHAANCATHALWIIPSILGSSNLYFLSDDDWETISAWIYGLGLCGLFVVSTVFHTISWKKSHLRTVEHCLHMSDRMVIYFFIAASYAPWLNLRELGPWASHMRWLVWVMASVGTVYVFFFHERYKLVELLCYVVMGFFPALVILSMVAMEAEPSLRLLTPPLMLPHPKLLLDT from the exons GTTCATGAACCACCGAGTCCCTGCCCACAGGAGGTACCAGCCCACGGAGTACGAGCATGCCGCCAACTGCGCCACCCATGCT CTCTGGATCATTCCCAGCATTCTCGGCAGCTCCAACCTCTACTTCCTGTCGGACGATGACTGGGAGACCATCTCTGCCTGGATCTACGGCCTCGGCCTCTGTGGGCTCTTCGTGGTGTCCACCGTGTTCCACACGATCTCCTGGAAGAAGAGCCACCTCAG GACGGTGGAGCACTGTCTGCACATGTCCGACCGCATGGTCATCTATTTCTTCATCGCGGCCTCCTACGCGCCCTG GCTGAACCTTCGCGAGCTGGGCCCCTGGGCCTCGCACATGCGGTGGCTGGTCTGGGTCATGGCCTCTGTGGGCACCGTCTATGTCTTCTTCTTCCATGAGCG GTACAAGCTCGTGGAGCTGCTCTGCTACGTCGTCATGGGCTTCTTCCCCGCCCTGGTCATCCTTTCCATG GTGGCCATGGAGGCAGAGCCAAGTCTCAGACTTCTGACACCCCCTCTGATGCTTCCACACCCTAAGCTGCTTCTTGACACGTGA